A section of the Agarivorans litoreus genome encodes:
- a CDS encoding ankyrin repeat domain-containing protein has translation MRSLKQYYLFLLLPLIISCQHTTPHNTQCCEIDSSLIFQNSNKANNHKAIKAVKELDHSAFASLIASNSLQEAKYVSLASAISPNKHAAYVNQKLDRKQAEFIKLFGQYLAVNGQLTTGQTALHLAATYRHTETLKAIFELHPNQTIVDFSANTAITNAILTGDEVVFYTFFDHLTDTKLTELISDDVITQLAGLEGRGDYGPSEISYELLKQGVKVDATNTKGQTALCLAISTNKPMTIRVLLEAGANLEHQDNNGWTPLMYAVRFGRLAIVRSLLNHPQNINLENKDGKKAIDMTFESTSFGGAELQGMIRELLLNA, from the coding sequence ATGAGATCTCTTAAACAGTATTACTTGTTCTTATTATTGCCACTAATTATATCTTGCCAACACACAACTCCACATAACACTCAATGCTGCGAAATCGATTCATCGCTGATTTTTCAAAACTCAAACAAAGCAAATAATCACAAGGCAATTAAAGCTGTTAAAGAGCTTGATCACTCCGCATTTGCTTCCCTTATTGCTTCAAATTCTTTGCAAGAAGCAAAATATGTTTCATTAGCAAGCGCTATTTCACCCAATAAACATGCTGCCTATGTAAATCAGAAATTAGATCGAAAACAAGCCGAGTTTATTAAGCTGTTTGGTCAATACTTGGCGGTCAACGGCCAATTGACTACAGGGCAAACCGCTTTACATTTGGCCGCTACCTACCGGCATACCGAAACGTTAAAGGCTATTTTCGAGTTACATCCAAATCAGACGATTGTTGATTTCAGTGCAAACACAGCGATAACTAATGCCATACTCACTGGTGACGAAGTTGTGTTTTACACTTTTTTCGATCACTTAACAGACACTAAACTAACAGAACTTATTTCCGATGATGTTATCACTCAACTGGCAGGTCTAGAAGGTCGCGGAGACTACGGTCCCTCAGAGATTAGTTACGAACTGTTAAAGCAAGGAGTAAAGGTAGATGCAACAAATACCAAAGGACAAACGGCTTTATGTTTAGCAATTTCAACCAACAAACCTATGACTATAAGGGTGCTGCTCGAGGCTGGAGCGAATCTAGAACATCAAGATAACAATGGCTGGACTCCTCTTATGTATGCCGTTCGATTTGGACGTTTAGCCATAGTGAGGAGCTTGTTAAATCATCCGCAAAATATAAACCTAGAAAACAAAGACGGAAAAAAAGCGATAGATATGACTTTTGAATCTACAAGCTTTGGTGGTGCTGAACTTCAAGGTATGATTCGTGAACTTTTATTAAACGCTTAA
- a CDS encoding TIGR02450 family Trp-rich protein, which produces MKNQINPKRLLNSKWTKQAVVNKQKHFIVTELEIDDLQAVQRCVIQAVYNQQDFEIDWRELKDRSHWQQGWK; this is translated from the coding sequence ATGAAAAATCAAATAAATCCCAAACGCTTACTGAATAGTAAATGGACTAAACAAGCGGTAGTGAACAAGCAAAAACACTTTATTGTGACAGAGCTAGAGATTGATGACTTACAAGCGGTGCAGCGCTGCGTGATTCAAGCGGTTTACAACCAGCAAGATTTTGAGATTGATTGGCGAGAGTTAAAAGATCGCAGCCATTGGCAGCAAGGTTGGAAGTAA
- a CDS encoding peptidylprolyl isomerase, with product MPRASARHILVDTEQQCLDLKAQIEGGAAFTDIAKQHSNCPSGANGGELGEFNKGDMVPEFDTVVFNEALNTVHGPVKTQFGYHLLEVTSRS from the coding sequence ATGCCAAGAGCAAGCGCACGCCACATTCTGGTAGATACCGAGCAACAATGTTTAGATCTAAAAGCCCAAATTGAAGGCGGAGCCGCATTTACCGATATCGCCAAGCAGCATTCTAACTGCCCATCTGGCGCAAATGGCGGCGAGTTAGGTGAGTTTAATAAAGGCGATATGGTGCCAGAGTTTGATACAGTGGTATTTAATGAAGCGCTAAATACTGTGCATGGCCCTGTGAAAACGCAGTTTGGTTATCACTTGCTAGAAGTCACTAGCCGTAGCTAA
- a CDS encoding NAD(P)H-dependent oxidoreductase produces MSHPIINDLNSRYTAKKYDASKRISAEDMTVIKEAIRLSASSINSQPWKFIVIESDAAKQRFHDSFANMHQFNQAHAKEASHIILFAHNPNFTKDDYRKVVDVEVSSGHLPADMYDAMLNGGFSFAEANTDETGFNGNWTKAQTYIALGNTLHVLARLGIASTPMEGVDSALIGEIFEQELDGHVCHFALALGYHLDGEDYNYGLPKARLPEQDVITVL; encoded by the coding sequence ATGTCTCACCCAATTATTAACGATCTAAATAGCCGCTACACCGCTAAAAAATATGATGCATCAAAGCGTATTTCAGCCGAAGACATGACGGTGATAAAAGAAGCTATTCGTTTATCGGCTTCTTCAATTAACTCGCAGCCTTGGAAATTTATTGTTATTGAAAGCGACGCTGCTAAGCAGCGCTTCCACGATAGTTTTGCCAACATGCATCAGTTTAATCAAGCACATGCAAAAGAAGCGTCTCATATCATTTTGTTTGCTCACAATCCCAACTTCACCAAAGATGATTACCGTAAAGTGGTAGACGTAGAAGTAAGCTCTGGCCACTTACCCGCCGACATGTACGACGCAATGCTTAATGGGGGATTCAGCTTTGCCGAAGCTAATACTGACGAAACCGGCTTTAACGGTAACTGGACCAAGGCGCAAACCTATATTGCATTAGGCAACACCTTGCACGTATTAGCGCGTTTAGGCATAGCCTCTACCCCAATGGAAGGCGTGGATTCGGCGCTAATTGGCGAGATATTCGAGCAAGAGCTTGATGGTCATGTTTGCCACTTTGCCTTAGCACTTGGCTACCACCTCGACGGCGAAGACTACAACTACGGCTTACCAAAGGCACGCCTGCCAGAACAAGATGTAATTACCGTTTTATAA
- a CDS encoding alpha-amylase family glycosyl hydrolase, whose amino-acid sequence MNKVVLLGLLTASLSAQAEWEFRGTPNGWQTTAMDQVSSTEFQTCQTFGNNDPRFKIDRWGNWQEAYPNQDYRVSAGSYQISFYSDSKNIDVVSVANCDSNQVPTAVISPANAQTVDAGTSITFSASGSSDSDGSIASYSWSTGETTESISVTFTQSETVTLQVTDNLGAVSNTASVDITVAGEETAVWCFRGTPNGWGQTPMPLNSATGLYELTQAFAGEESPARFKVAACSDNGSWGENYPNQDFQVDDNTNYNISFDASSKAITADVVIIETKPELTVSPGSSNFSTDTLAVTLSYKGENVTDSSYSLSTTGGTQGVSFNNGDIINIGGELAVGESVELQVFVANAQGSVIQTYTYNKIAAPETGFTVYLNAPAEWTPSIHHWDALPAGSEPDTAWPGDAMTALGENWHEFKFENSDSSKLIFSNQGNSQTDDLFRDKDGCYTISTQSWTDTCDLPSNDAKVSIDPAVSTFWTNEVSITLGATGDDVTGGLYTTDGSDPVNGIAYNNGETISVGSNLAVGESMQLCLYAENANSNANQCFTISKVEQPTASDFTWDNANVYFVITDRFNDGNSSNNNSYGRPSVDATGKNIGTFHGGDIAGLTAKLDEGYFTDLGINAIWLTAPYEQAHGFVGGGSDGDFAHYAYHGYYVQDYTNLDANMGTPAEFKAFVDKAHSQGIRVVMDVVMNHAGYNTLKDMDEFNYGSDTAGPNWTPSNGQNWFGYHDFINYDGDENLWLNWWGKDWIRVGLPGYDGCGGDDLTKCLAFLPDFKTESTQQVGIPPFLANKSTFGQGYLSNYQAQGTKRVRDWITEWLVQYVRDYGIDGFRVDTAKHVTYDNWAYLKDQATVALEEWRQNNPDAPGANWSEPFWATAEVWGHGVNQSDIHTTAKFDSVINFNFKTTVGGMIDSADTMLSQFANYANQINSSSDWNALSYISSHDTGAVFYNGDDNRQKRAGTALLLLPGGVQVFYGDELGRVNGDGGSDADQGSRSSIDWSKAGNSVHQHWQKVGQFRRDNPAVGAGQHIAVSQSNGKAFARTWTNPVSGESNNVVVVVDGSGTVSVNVAGYFDNGSSVRNAYTGSIATVSNGTVSFDAGSEGLILIEAM is encoded by the coding sequence ATGAACAAGGTAGTACTCCTTGGTTTGTTAACGGCCTCCCTTTCTGCTCAAGCAGAATGGGAGTTCCGTGGCACGCCAAATGGCTGGCAAACCACCGCCATGGATCAGGTATCTAGTACAGAATTTCAAACCTGCCAAACCTTTGGCAATAACGACCCACGTTTTAAAATTGACCGTTGGGGAAATTGGCAAGAAGCCTACCCTAACCAAGACTACCGCGTATCGGCCGGTAGCTACCAAATCAGCTTTTACAGTGACAGCAAAAATATCGACGTAGTATCGGTAGCAAACTGTGATAGTAACCAAGTGCCAACTGCTGTTATCTCACCAGCAAATGCGCAAACTGTAGATGCTGGCACTAGCATCACCTTCTCGGCCAGTGGCTCTAGCGACAGCGATGGAAGCATTGCTAGCTACTCCTGGAGCACTGGTGAAACCACAGAATCCATCAGTGTTACCTTCACCCAAAGTGAAACCGTTACCTTACAAGTTACCGACAACCTCGGTGCAGTAAGCAATACCGCCAGCGTAGATATTACCGTTGCGGGCGAAGAGACTGCAGTATGGTGTTTCCGTGGTACGCCAAATGGCTGGGGCCAAACCCCAATGCCGCTTAACTCAGCAACTGGCTTATATGAGCTAACACAAGCCTTTGCCGGAGAAGAAAGCCCAGCACGCTTTAAGGTTGCTGCATGTTCTGATAACGGTAGCTGGGGTGAGAACTACCCTAACCAAGATTTCCAAGTGGATGACAATACTAACTACAACATCAGTTTTGATGCTTCAAGCAAAGCCATTACTGCTGACGTAGTGATTATTGAAACTAAACCTGAGCTCACAGTAAGCCCAGGCAGCAGCAACTTTAGCACCGACACGCTAGCAGTAACCTTAAGCTACAAAGGCGAAAACGTTACAGATAGTAGTTATTCGCTCAGTACTACTGGTGGCACCCAAGGTGTAAGCTTTAACAATGGCGACATCATCAATATTGGTGGCGAGCTGGCTGTGGGTGAATCCGTTGAGTTACAAGTATTTGTAGCCAATGCTCAAGGTTCGGTGATTCAAACTTATACCTACAACAAGATTGCAGCGCCCGAAACTGGCTTTACCGTTTATCTAAACGCGCCAGCAGAATGGACACCATCAATTCACCACTGGGATGCTCTTCCGGCTGGCTCAGAGCCTGATACAGCGTGGCCTGGTGATGCAATGACAGCTCTAGGTGAAAACTGGCATGAGTTTAAGTTTGAGAACAGTGACTCAAGCAAACTTATCTTTAGCAACCAAGGCAATAGCCAAACGGATGATCTATTCCGCGATAAAGATGGCTGTTACACCATTAGCACTCAGAGTTGGACAGATACCTGTGACTTACCAAGCAATGATGCCAAAGTAAGCATTGATCCCGCGGTAAGCACCTTCTGGACTAACGAAGTAAGCATTACCTTAGGTGCTACTGGTGATGATGTTACCGGTGGTTTGTACACTACCGACGGTAGCGACCCAGTAAACGGTATTGCGTATAACAATGGCGAAACCATTTCGGTTGGTAGCAACCTAGCCGTTGGTGAGTCTATGCAGCTATGTTTGTATGCAGAAAACGCAAACAGCAACGCTAACCAATGTTTCACCATTAGCAAAGTTGAGCAGCCAACCGCGTCTGATTTCACATGGGACAACGCCAACGTTTACTTTGTTATTACCGACCGTTTTAACGATGGTAACTCAAGCAATAACAACTCTTATGGTCGCCCAAGTGTTGATGCCACAGGCAAAAACATTGGTACTTTCCATGGTGGTGATATTGCTGGCTTAACCGCTAAATTGGATGAAGGCTACTTCACCGATCTTGGTATTAACGCCATTTGGTTAACTGCACCTTATGAACAAGCTCATGGCTTTGTAGGCGGCGGCAGCGACGGTGACTTTGCTCACTACGCTTACCACGGTTACTACGTGCAAGATTACACCAACCTTGATGCCAACATGGGCACACCTGCAGAGTTTAAAGCCTTTGTAGATAAAGCACATAGTCAAGGCATTCGTGTTGTTATGGATGTGGTAATGAACCACGCAGGTTACAACACCCTAAAAGACATGGATGAGTTTAACTACGGCTCTGATACTGCCGGTCCAAATTGGACACCAAGCAATGGTCAAAACTGGTTTGGCTACCATGATTTCATCAACTACGATGGCGATGAGAACCTATGGTTGAACTGGTGGGGTAAAGATTGGATACGTGTTGGTTTACCTGGCTACGATGGTTGTGGCGGTGACGACTTAACTAAGTGTTTAGCCTTCTTGCCAGACTTTAAAACCGAGTCAACTCAACAAGTGGGTATTCCTCCGTTCTTAGCCAACAAATCTACCTTTGGTCAAGGCTACCTAAGTAACTACCAAGCCCAAGGTACTAAGCGTGTTCGCGATTGGATTACTGAGTGGTTAGTGCAATATGTACGTGACTACGGTATTGATGGTTTCCGAGTTGATACCGCCAAACACGTAACCTACGACAACTGGGCCTACTTGAAAGACCAAGCGACCGTTGCGCTTGAAGAATGGCGTCAAAACAACCCCGATGCGCCGGGTGCTAATTGGAGCGAACCATTCTGGGCCACCGCAGAAGTTTGGGGTCATGGGGTCAACCAATCAGACATTCATACCACGGCGAAGTTTGATTCAGTGATTAACTTCAACTTCAAAACCACCGTGGGTGGCATGATTGATAGCGCTGACACCATGCTCAGTCAGTTCGCCAACTATGCAAATCAAATCAACAGCTCTAGCGATTGGAACGCACTGAGCTACATCTCCAGCCACGATACCGGCGCGGTGTTCTACAACGGCGACGATAACCGTCAAAAACGTGCGGGTACAGCATTGTTGCTACTACCAGGTGGTGTGCAAGTGTTCTACGGTGATGAACTTGGCCGGGTAAATGGCGATGGTGGTTCAGATGCCGACCAAGGCAGCCGTTCAAGCATTGACTGGAGCAAAGCGGGTAACAGCGTTCACCAACACTGGCAAAAAGTGGGGCAATTCCGTCGTGACAACCCAGCAGTAGGCGCCGGCCAACACATTGCTGTTAGCCAGTCTAACGGCAAAGCTTTTGCACGTACTTGGACGAACCCAGTATCGGGTGAAAGCAACAATGTTGTTGTAGTGGTAGATGGCTCAGGTACAGTATCTGTAAATGTTGCTGGCTACTTCGACAACGGCAGCAGCGTGCGCAACGCTTACACTGGCTCTATTGCCACCGTAAGCAATGGCACTGTTAGCTTTGATGCGGGCAGCGAAGGGCTGATCTTAATCGAAGCAATGTAA
- a CDS encoding methyl-accepting chemotaxis protein produces the protein MATLNQEVTFDKSLQLVSTTDLQGDITYANEAFCEVAGYSHEELLGQHHNIVRHPDMPKAAFADLWKKLKAGEAWRGMVKNRCKDGRYYWVDAYVTPLYEEGQHIGYQSVRVSPKSEHKQRAEMIYHKLNNGKHIEPLWSGRLARVWASAIILLMGLLWVSMNIDSRYALLELLFVASLFFLNFNELVTTPWKLNKLKQSFDSPSRYIYEGTELFDVARFHIGLLEARIKTILGRTADSTKRLQILSKELATISITTSKAVDIETVELEQLSAAIHQMSMTASEISNSTVTATDKVGETQKHCEQTQFNMSETRQQVETLSEDVQQAASLAKELTDDADGIAKVMEEIQGIAYQTNLLALNAAIEAARAGEKGRGFSVVADEVRALSNRTHQATGLIEQSVEKMQKSLASWEERMTQSSGQAEQCLLTASRSSELVADISNMMNEIYDVSTTISVAAEQQSVVSANISENVAKISQLSQETKQHASELQSSSSELAQKSNDIASLSDMFA, from the coding sequence ATGGCAACGCTCAATCAAGAAGTTACTTTTGATAAATCGCTGCAACTGGTCTCAACCACCGATTTGCAAGGAGATATCACTTACGCAAACGAGGCCTTTTGTGAGGTGGCGGGATACTCGCATGAAGAGTTGTTGGGGCAACACCATAATATTGTGCGCCACCCTGATATGCCCAAGGCCGCTTTTGCCGATTTATGGAAGAAGCTTAAAGCGGGTGAAGCGTGGCGAGGCATGGTAAAGAACCGCTGTAAAGATGGTCGCTATTATTGGGTAGATGCTTACGTAACACCTCTCTATGAGGAAGGCCAGCATATTGGTTACCAGTCGGTGAGAGTATCGCCAAAATCAGAACACAAACAGCGAGCAGAGATGATTTACCATAAGCTAAATAATGGTAAACATATTGAACCCTTATGGAGTGGCAGGTTAGCAAGAGTATGGGCGTCTGCCATTATTTTGCTGATGGGCTTACTGTGGGTGTCGATGAATATAGACAGTCGTTATGCCTTGCTAGAGTTGCTGTTTGTCGCTAGTTTATTTTTTCTTAATTTTAATGAGTTAGTCACAACGCCATGGAAGCTCAATAAGCTTAAGCAATCGTTTGATAGCCCTAGCCGTTACATCTACGAAGGCACCGAGCTTTTTGATGTCGCTCGTTTTCATATTGGTTTATTGGAAGCGAGAATTAAAACCATACTTGGTCGCACAGCAGATTCAACCAAGCGCTTACAGATCCTTTCCAAAGAGCTCGCTACCATTTCTATCACTACCAGCAAGGCTGTCGACATTGAAACGGTAGAATTGGAGCAGTTATCTGCGGCCATTCATCAAATGTCGATGACCGCGTCAGAGATCAGCAATTCCACGGTAACCGCTACCGATAAAGTGGGTGAAACTCAAAAACACTGTGAGCAAACTCAATTCAATATGAGTGAAACGCGGCAGCAGGTAGAAACCTTGTCTGAGGACGTGCAACAAGCAGCTAGCTTGGCTAAAGAGCTTACCGATGACGCAGATGGTATTGCTAAGGTGATGGAAGAAATCCAAGGCATTGCTTATCAAACTAATCTGCTAGCTTTAAATGCTGCCATTGAAGCTGCGCGAGCGGGGGAAAAGGGCCGAGGTTTTTCGGTGGTTGCCGATGAAGTAAGAGCGCTCTCTAATCGCACTCATCAAGCTACTGGTTTGATCGAGCAATCGGTGGAGAAGATGCAAAAAAGCTTGGCATCTTGGGAGGAAAGAATGACTCAGAGCAGCGGCCAGGCAGAGCAGTGTTTGCTTACCGCAAGTCGTAGCTCCGAGTTGGTGGCTGATATATCGAATATGATGAATGAGATATACGATGTCTCTACCACCATTTCAGTGGCAGCCGAACAGCAGTCTGTAGTGAGTGCCAATATTTCGGAAAATGTGGCTAAAATTAGCCAGCTAAGCCAAGAAACCAAACAGCATGCCAGTGAACTACAATCCAGCAGCAGTGAGCTGGCCCAAAAGTCTAATGATATCGCTTCGCTGTCAGATATGTTTGCCTAA
- a CDS encoding DUF1330 domain-containing protein produces MAAYLLGQVNIKNPTLWQQYVKAVGESLTPYQAKVLLRGQWNKQLAGSSQFEQSVVIKFDSVEQLESWYYSRSYQSLVPLRDRAAEVHISSYSNDV; encoded by the coding sequence ATGGCAGCGTATTTGTTGGGACAAGTTAACATTAAAAATCCGACTCTTTGGCAACAATATGTTAAGGCTGTGGGCGAGTCTTTAACACCCTATCAAGCCAAGGTATTGCTACGCGGTCAATGGAATAAGCAACTGGCGGGTTCTAGCCAATTTGAGCAAAGTGTGGTGATCAAATTTGACAGTGTTGAACAACTAGAGAGCTGGTATTATTCGCGGTCTTATCAATCGCTTGTACCTCTGCGCGATAGGGCTGCAGAGGTACATATTAGCAGTTACAGTAACGACGTTTAG
- a CDS encoding alkaline phosphatase D family protein: MSEENLALVLAGPILRQISTTKLSMWIATSQAIELQLSLQAEGKSPQLFDHQLIMQTSQCICAGERLYYYLIDLELKSALPVDTWVSYDLGLIKAGESEPLTWRDWAPELVYPPRSLPGFVVPNKVKQMLHGSCRKPHFASGDGLVRADAWLAEQKLDNWPSLLMLSGDQVYADDVATPMLVAIHQLIARLGLANEPFQDSKLAASEQLHAQGHYLSRQELLPKEGVELAANKALFSAVKKPIFTSDHANNHLISLAEMLAMYLLVWSPSAWTGIEMNLPDSLSLEQLDEFVKQRETLEGFVAGLAKVQRLMAHLPCAMMFDDHDVTDDWNLTAAWEQSAYGHPFSKRIIGNALVAYFLCQGWGNAPDNFSEKLMGELQASLLAPGGQQHLDLIDTLLGYPQWHYHWETEPKLLVLDTRTHRWRSERNLNSPSGLMDWEALTDLQQQLIGLDSVILVSPAPMFGVKLIEVIQRLFTLAGKPLLVDAENWMAHPGSANALLNLFRHPKTPQHFVILSGDVHYSFAYQIQLRGREGGPDIWQITSSGIKNQFPEGLLNTLDRINRWLYSPRSPLNWFTRRRRMRIVPHRPENAARGERLLNASGIGLLKLNSDGSPKAVLQLTAKGEAVAFEMSEQDARWE, translated from the coding sequence ATGAGTGAAGAAAATTTAGCACTGGTATTAGCCGGCCCAATCTTAAGACAAATCAGCACTACTAAGCTGAGCATGTGGATTGCCACCTCGCAAGCTATAGAGCTACAACTTAGCTTGCAAGCAGAGGGCAAGTCGCCGCAGTTGTTTGATCATCAGCTCATCATGCAAACTAGCCAATGCATTTGTGCTGGTGAGCGTCTTTATTATTACTTAATTGATCTAGAACTTAAGTCGGCTTTGCCTGTCGATACTTGGGTTAGCTACGATTTAGGCCTTATTAAAGCGGGTGAATCTGAGCCTTTAACATGGCGAGATTGGGCGCCAGAACTGGTGTATCCACCGCGCAGTTTACCGGGTTTTGTGGTACCTAATAAGGTAAAGCAAATGCTACATGGCTCATGCCGTAAACCGCACTTTGCTAGTGGTGATGGTTTGGTAAGAGCTGATGCTTGGTTGGCCGAACAAAAGTTAGATAACTGGCCAAGTTTGCTGATGCTAAGTGGCGATCAAGTCTACGCCGACGACGTTGCTACTCCCATGCTAGTCGCTATTCACCAGTTAATTGCCCGTTTAGGTTTGGCGAATGAGCCTTTTCAAGACAGTAAACTAGCCGCTAGCGAACAACTTCATGCTCAAGGGCACTATTTATCGCGCCAAGAGTTATTGCCTAAAGAGGGAGTGGAACTGGCAGCCAATAAAGCTTTGTTTAGTGCGGTAAAGAAACCTATTTTCACCTCTGATCATGCTAACAATCATTTGATTTCTTTAGCCGAAATGCTCGCCATGTACTTGTTAGTGTGGTCACCCAGTGCGTGGACAGGCATAGAAATGAACCTGCCCGACTCATTAAGTTTGGAGCAACTGGACGAGTTTGTTAAGCAGCGCGAAACCCTTGAAGGTTTTGTTGCGGGTTTAGCTAAAGTACAGCGCCTAATGGCACATTTGCCTTGCGCGATGATGTTTGATGACCATGATGTCACCGACGATTGGAATTTAACCGCAGCTTGGGAGCAAAGTGCCTACGGTCATCCCTTTTCTAAACGCATTATTGGCAACGCTTTAGTGGCCTATTTTCTATGCCAAGGTTGGGGCAATGCACCAGACAACTTTTCAGAGAAGCTGATGGGCGAACTGCAAGCAAGCTTGTTGGCTCCTGGTGGTCAGCAGCATTTAGATTTAATCGATACGCTACTTGGCTACCCACAGTGGCATTACCATTGGGAGACCGAACCTAAGTTATTGGTGTTGGATACCAGAACCCATCGCTGGCGCTCGGAGCGTAACCTTAATTCACCGTCGGGTTTGATGGATTGGGAAGCGCTTACCGATTTACAGCAGCAATTGATTGGCTTAGATAGCGTTATATTAGTGTCACCTGCACCGATGTTTGGGGTAAAGCTTATTGAAGTGATTCAGCGCCTATTCACCTTGGCAGGAAAACCGCTGCTGGTGGATGCAGAAAACTGGATGGCGCACCCTGGTTCGGCAAACGCGTTATTAAACTTATTTCGTCACCCGAAAACGCCACAGCACTTTGTGATTTTGTCTGGTGATGTGCATTACTCTTTTGCTTATCAAATTCAACTGCGTGGCAGAGAAGGGGGGCCCGATATTTGGCAAATTACTAGCAGCGGCATAAAAAACCAATTTCCCGAAGGCTTGCTTAATACCCTTGATCGGATTAATCGCTGGCTATATTCACCTCGTTCACCACTTAACTGGTTTACTCGTCGTAGACGAATGCGGATTGTGCCTCATCGACCAGAAAATGCTGCACGTGGTGAGCGCTTACTTAATGCTTCTGGCATTGGTTTGCTTAAGCTAAATAGTGATGGCTCTCCCAAGGCGGTGCTGCAATTAACCGCCAAGGGAGAGGCGGTGGCATTTGAAATGTCTGAGCAAGACGCGCGCTGGGAATAA